Proteins co-encoded in one Acidobacteriota bacterium genomic window:
- a CDS encoding ATP-grasp domain-containing protein has product IMPRVLIVAETTGYQTRAFEEAARACGVELVYATNHCDGLDDPWRDGAVSVHFDEPEAAVAAVRALAAARPLDGVLAVGDRPAELAAWIAEGLGLPFHPPGAAGVARSKVLTRGRLLAGGLPVPWFFTMPREAGLDAVADRLRFPCVVKPLALSASRGVMRANDPREFEAAASRLRRLLDAPDIRVLDDPAHDEILVEGFVEGREFALEGLLDHGLLRVLAIFDKPDPLDGPTFEETIYVTPPPLAFDAQRLIAATIAHAAAAIGLTHGPIHAECRVNARGVFVLEVAARPIGGLCARALRFARGDRTGVPLEELLLRFAAGESMEGYGREAAASGVMMLPVPGLGRFRAVRGVDEARAVVGITDLVITARPGQLIEPLPEGHSYPGFVFARGESADAVVAALREAHAALRFELDRVIALDRWPDDPARDA; this is encoded by the coding sequence ATCATGCCCCGAGTCCTCATCGTCGCTGAAACCACCGGGTACCAGACGCGCGCCTTCGAGGAGGCCGCACGGGCCTGCGGGGTCGAGCTCGTGTACGCCACCAACCACTGCGACGGGCTCGACGACCCGTGGCGCGACGGCGCGGTCTCGGTGCACTTCGACGAGCCTGAGGCCGCGGTGGCCGCCGTGCGCGCCCTCGCTGCCGCGCGGCCCCTGGACGGCGTGCTCGCCGTCGGCGATCGCCCGGCGGAACTTGCCGCGTGGATCGCCGAGGGACTCGGCCTGCCGTTTCATCCGCCGGGCGCGGCCGGCGTGGCGCGCAGCAAGGTCCTCACGCGCGGCCGCCTGCTCGCGGGCGGACTGCCCGTGCCGTGGTTCTTCACCATGCCGCGCGAGGCGGGGCTCGACGCGGTGGCCGACCGGCTCCGCTTTCCCTGCGTCGTCAAGCCGCTCGCGCTCTCGGCGAGCCGCGGTGTGATGCGCGCCAACGACCCGCGTGAGTTCGAGGCGGCCGCATCCCGCCTCCGCCGCCTGCTCGATGCGCCCGACATTCGCGTGCTCGACGACCCCGCGCACGACGAGATCCTCGTCGAGGGGTTCGTCGAAGGGCGTGAGTTCGCGCTCGAGGGGCTGCTCGACCACGGGCTGCTGCGCGTGCTCGCCATCTTCGACAAGCCCGACCCGCTCGACGGCCCGACCTTCGAGGAGACGATCTACGTCACGCCGCCTCCGCTCGCCTTCGACGCGCAGCGCCTCATCGCGGCCACCATCGCGCACGCGGCCGCGGCCATCGGCCTCACGCACGGTCCGATTCACGCCGAGTGCCGGGTGAACGCGCGCGGCGTGTTCGTCCTCGAGGTGGCCGCGCGTCCGATTGGCGGGCTCTGCGCGCGGGCCCTGCGTTTCGCGCGGGGCGACCGGACGGGTGTTCCGCTCGAAGAGCTCCTGCTGCGCTTCGCCGCGGGCGAGTCGATGGAGGGCTACGGCCGCGAGGCGGCCGCGTCGGGCGTGATGATGCTGCCGGTGCCAGGCCTCGGCCGGTTCCGCGCCGTGCGGGGCGTCGACGAGGCACGGGCAGTGGTAGGCATCACCGACCTCGTCATCACGGCCAGGCCGGGACAGCTGATCGAGCCGCTGCCCGAGGGCCACAGCTACCCGGGGTTCGTGTTCGCGCGGGGCGAGTCGGCCGACGCGGTCGTGGCCGCACTGCGCGAAGCTCACGCTGCGCTGAGGTTCGAACTGGATCGCGTGATTGCCCTCGACCGGTGGCCCGATGACCCCGCCCGCGACGCCTGA
- a CDS encoding oxidative damage protection protein, with translation MFGGTPPSPQDPSVRLVKCVKLGRELPGLDERPWPGELGQRIYDHVSADAWKMWEERMKMILNEYRLLPWQKEAQQLVARHMEEFFFGEGASLPPGYVPPQSK, from the coding sequence ATGTTCGGCGGTACGCCCCCTTCCCCTCAGGATCCGTCCGTGCGCCTGGTCAAGTGCGTGAAGCTCGGTCGCGAGTTGCCCGGCCTCGACGAAAGGCCGTGGCCCGGCGAGCTCGGCCAGCGCATCTACGACCACGTGTCGGCCGACGCGTGGAAGATGTGGGAAGAGCGTATGAAGATGATCCTCAACGAGTACCGCCTGCTCCCCTGGCAGAAGGAAGCGCAGCAGCTCGTGGCGAGGCACATGGAGGAGTTCTTCTTCGGCGAGGGCGCCTCGCTGCCGCCCGGCTACGTCCCACCTCAGAGCAAGTAG
- a CDS encoding MFS transporter has product MHFSRRAVATLGVLGGTFLAAIEATIVATAMPTVAAYFGDLSWYAWVFSAYVVTSTVTMPLWGRASDLYGRRRLYLAAVGLFLAGSALSGAAPTMSALIVFRAIQGVGAGGLLPLGMTILGDLYSLRERARTQALFASVWGLASIAGPLVGGYITDTISWRWVFYLNLPFGAVAATLVGLALVDPPRGHEVRLDARGALAMIGAVGLFMLALAQVGGGVAGVSTTTLAATLALSATLFVVFVRCERTSAAPIVPLDLLADRLVATTTLAGFLVGLAMFGTISFVPLYVQTVLGGTARDAGRVLMPLLLGWVAMSMTTGRLLPRVGHRPLILVGVALINLGLLGLVQVSQADRSGFLYVDLALMGMGMGTTLLSLLLAVQAAVPRERLGVATSVAQFSRSIGGALGVSVMGAIVAVSLPAGGEAHPLLMEQALHRAFVTAAVVAAAAFVVALRVPAALTPVQSSTTAAAVRRS; this is encoded by the coding sequence ATGCACTTCTCCCGGCGCGCCGTCGCCACGCTCGGCGTTCTCGGCGGCACCTTCCTCGCGGCCATCGAAGCCACCATCGTCGCGACGGCCATGCCCACCGTGGCGGCCTACTTCGGCGACCTCTCGTGGTACGCCTGGGTGTTCTCGGCCTATGTCGTGACATCGACGGTGACGATGCCCCTCTGGGGCCGGGCGTCGGACCTGTACGGCCGGCGACGCCTGTACCTCGCGGCCGTGGGCCTCTTCCTCGCCGGGTCGGCGCTGTCGGGTGCCGCGCCGACCATGTCCGCCCTCATCGTCTTCCGCGCGATCCAGGGCGTCGGCGCCGGTGGGCTCCTGCCCCTCGGCATGACCATCCTCGGCGACCTCTACTCGCTGCGGGAACGAGCCAGGACCCAGGCCCTCTTCGCGAGCGTCTGGGGCCTCGCGTCCATCGCTGGTCCGCTTGTCGGCGGCTACATCACCGACACCATTTCGTGGCGCTGGGTGTTCTACCTGAACCTGCCGTTCGGCGCCGTCGCCGCGACGCTCGTAGGCCTGGCGTTGGTGGATCCGCCCCGCGGGCACGAGGTTCGCCTCGACGCGCGCGGCGCTCTCGCGATGATAGGGGCGGTCGGGCTCTTCATGCTGGCCCTCGCCCAAGTCGGAGGCGGCGTCGCCGGGGTCTCCACCACGACGCTGGCGGCGACGCTGGCCCTGTCCGCCACGCTGTTTGTCGTCTTCGTGCGCTGTGAGCGGACGTCGGCCGCTCCAATCGTGCCGCTCGACCTGCTCGCCGACCGTCTCGTGGCCACGACCACGCTGGCCGGGTTCCTGGTCGGCCTGGCGATGTTCGGCACGATCTCGTTCGTGCCGCTCTACGTGCAGACCGTGCTCGGCGGGACCGCCCGCGATGCCGGTCGTGTGCTGATGCCGCTGCTGCTCGGGTGGGTGGCGATGTCGATGACGACCGGCCGGCTGCTGCCGCGCGTGGGGCACCGTCCCCTCATCCTGGTTGGGGTCGCCCTGATCAACCTCGGGTTGCTCGGACTGGTGCAGGTGTCGCAGGCGGATCGCAGCGGGTTCCTCTACGTGGACCTCGCGCTCATGGGCATGGGGATGGGGACCACGCTGCTGTCACTGCTGCTCGCGGTCCAGGCGGCCGTGCCGCGCGAGCGGCTCGGCGTGGCCACCTCGGTGGCGCAGTTCTCTCGAAGCATCGGCGGCGCCCTCGGCGTGTCGGTGATGGGCGCCATTGTCGCCGTCTCCCTGCCTGCCGGCGGGGAGGCGCACCCCCTGCTGATGGAGCAGGCGCTCCACCGCGCGTTCGTCACCGCAGCCGTGGTGGCGGCCGCGGCGTTCGTGGTCGCACTCCGGGTGCCCGCGGCGCTGACACCCGTCCAATCGTCGACGACGGCGGCGGCCGTGCGGCGCTCCTGA
- a CDS encoding general stress protein, translating into MADAVSTPSTRQGKERRGFASMSPEKQREIASKGGRAAHVKGTAHEWTSEEARAAGRKGGQISRGGRGRLPQEATDA; encoded by the coding sequence ATGGCCGACGCAGTCAGCACGCCATCGACACGCCAGGGCAAGGAGCGCCGCGGCTTCGCCTCGATGTCCCCGGAGAAGCAGCGCGAGATCGCCAGCAAGGGTGGTCGTGCCGCGCACGTGAAGGGCACGGCGCACGAGTGGACGTCCGAGGAGGCGAGGGCGGCGGGCCGGAAGGGCGGGCAGATCAGCCGCGGTGGACGAGGGCGGTTGCCTCAGGAGGCGACGGACGCCTGA